One part of the Musa acuminata AAA Group cultivar baxijiao chromosome BXJ1-5, Cavendish_Baxijiao_AAA, whole genome shotgun sequence genome encodes these proteins:
- the LOC103985962 gene encoding cyclin-B2-4-like, whose amino-acid sequence MEAGKTAAATCTVKSLRLFLKMRDCDPDDQLLKSPYPDKDLGFQYEQVGNESQYEMLPPSVPSSTALDSSIPIDVDNCSLSDDIELPTVEETEEMDNCDLKEVEMEDIVAETVPDIDSCDSNNPLAVVEYVEEIYNFYRQTEVTGCASPQYMSHQFDINEKMRAILIDWLIEVHYKFELMEETLFLTVNIIDRFLARQTVVRKKLQLVGVTAMLLACKYEEVSVPVVEDLVLISDRAYTRDEILDMERLILNTLQFNMSVPTPDVFMRRFLKAADSDRKVKTFFCLGVNTSAINHLQDALAHQLVHRCRSSSGRKAHGRKEAKGRIVSRNDLSNPGATPSEARPTRVATPKALTSPSERLSYRDLPSNQGEGFHRDYDHGTEDCRNLQHQIEDLIQRSHLGHYLEESQEATPRSKGPVERHIDVISGGSVADGNSSTARKAYACSVIKKHP is encoded by the exons ATGGAAGCAGGAAAGACTGCAGCAGCAACTTGCACGGTGAAGAGCCTGAGACTGTTCTTGAAGATGAGAG ATTGCGATCCAGACGATCAACTACTGAAAAGTCCATATCCGGATAAAGATTTAGGGTTCCAG TACGAGCAAGTGGGAAACGAGAGCCAGTACGAGATGTTGCCACCATCTGTACCAAGTTCAACTGCTTTGGATAGTTCTATTCCCATCGATGTGGATAATTGTAGCTTAAGTGATGACATAGAGTTGCCCACGGTAGAAGAGACGGAAGAAATG GATAACTGCGATCTCAAGGAGGTCGAAATGGAGGATATCGTTGCTGAGACTGTTCCGGATATCGATAGCTGTGATTCAAATAACCCACTTGCAGTGGTTGAATATGTAGAAGAGATATACAACTTCTATAGACAAACCGAG GTTACAGGTTGTGCGAGTCCCCAGTACATGTCCCACCAATTTGACATCAATGAAAAAATGAGAGCTATTCTCATCGACTGGCTTATAGAG GTGCACTACAAATTTGAGCTGATGGAGGAGACTCTCTTTCTAACTGTGAATATCATAGATCGGTTTTTAGCGAGACAAACTGTCGTAAGAAAGAAGCTTCAATTGGTGGGAGTTACAGCTATGCTTCTTGCTTGCAAGTACGAGGAAGTCTCTGTCCCAGTGGTAGAGGATCTAGTGCTCATCTCTGACCGAGCTTACACGAGGGATGAAATACTTGATATG GAAAGGCTGATCCTCAATACATTGCAATTCAATATGTCCGTGCCAACTCCTGACGTTTTCATGAGAAGGTTTCTCAAGGCAGCCGACTCTGACAGAAAGGTAAAGACTTTCTTTTGTTTGGGTGTTAACACAT CCGCCATCAACCATCTCCAAGATGCTCTAGCGCACCAACTAGTACATCGCTGCCGAAGCTCTAGTGGCAGGAAAGCGCATGGACGAAAAGAGGCCAAGGGCCGGATAGTCTCGAGGAACGACCTCAGCAACCCCGGTGCAACCCCGTCAGAGGCCCGACCAACAAGAGTTGCTACTCCCAAGGCCCTCACCTCTCCCTCTGAACGCCTCTCGTACCGAGATCTTCCTTCAAATCAGGGAGAAGG gttccaccgGGACTACGACCATGGCACAGAAGACTGTCGCAACCTCCAGCATCAAATCGAGGATCTGATCCAAAGAAGTCACCTCGGGCATTATCTCGAGGAATCCCAGGAAGCAACTCCACGCTCCAAGGGACCTGTCGAAAGACATATCGATGTCATCTCTGGAGGATCGGTAGCCGATGGCAACAGCTCAACGGCGAGGAAGGCCTATGCCTGCAGTGTGATCAAGAAACATCCCTGA